A DNA window from Hordeum vulgare subsp. vulgare chromosome 1H, MorexV3_pseudomolecules_assembly, whole genome shotgun sequence contains the following coding sequences:
- the LOC123449864 gene encoding uncharacterized oxidoreductase At4g09670-like has protein sequence MSSAAPAPAPEEQPPRPVRFGIMGCASIARKLARAMLLAAPAAAVAAVGSRSEAKARLFAADNGLPADTRLHGSYEALLDDPAVDAVYLPLPTSLHVQWATAAAARGKHVLLEKPTALCAADLDAILAACDASGVQFMDSTMWMHHPRTAKMRDLLLADVGDVRLINSLFSFRANEDFLQNDIRVKPDLDALGALGDAGWYCIRAILWAVDYELPKNVIALPDPVKNQAGVLIACGATLYWADGKMATFHCSFLTNLTMDLTVVGTDGTLHVTDFVIPYEEKSGPFSVASKSNFAELHTGWAPQPSKHVVMTDLPQEALMVKEFCRLVQGIRDAGAKPENKWPAITRKTQVVMDAVKASIDNGFKSVDVAS, from the exons atGTCGTCcgccgcgccggcgccggcgccggaagAGCAGCCGCCGCGCCCGGTGCGCTTCGGCATCATGGGCTGCGCATCCATCGCGCGCAAGCTCGCGCGGGCGATGCTGCTGGCCgcgcccgccgccgccgtggcCGCGGTCGGCAGCCGCTCGGAGGCCAAGGCGCGGCTCTTCGCCGCCGACAACGGCCTCCCCGCGGACACTCGTCTTCACGGCTCCTACGAGGCGCTCCTCGACGACCCGGCCGTCGACGCCGTCTACCTGCCGCTCCCCACCAGCCTCCACGTGCAGtgggccaccgccgccgccgcgcggGGCAAGCACGTGCTCCTCGAGAAGCCCACCGCGCTCTGCGCCGCCGACCTCGACGCCATCCTCGCCGCCTGCGACGCCAGCGGCGTCCAGTTCATGGACTCCACCATgtggatgcaccacccccgcaccGCCAAGATGCGCGACCTCCTCCTCGCCGACGTCGGCGACGTCAGACTC ATAAACAGTCTGTTCAGCTTCCGAGCAAACGAAGATTTCCTCCAGAATGACATCAGGGTAAAGCCAGACCTCGACGCCCTGGGCGCACTCGGCGATGCCGGGTGGTACTGCATCCGCGCGATCCTGTGGGCCGTCGACTACGAGCTCCCGAAGAACGTGATCGCGCTCCCTGACCCCGTCAAGAACCAAGCCGGCGTGCTCATCGCCTGTGGGGCGACGCTCTACTGGGCCGACGGGAAGATGGCCACCTTCCACTGCTCTTTCCTCACCAACCTCACCATGGACCTGACCGTGGTCGGCACGGACGGCACGCTCCACGTCACCGACTTCGTGATCCCGTACGAGGAGAAGTCCGGCCCGTTCAGCGTGGCGTCCAAATCAAACTTTGCCGAGCTCCACACCGGATGGGCTCCGCAGCCGAGCAAGCACGTTGTCATGACAGACCTGCCGCAGGAGGCCCTGATGGTCAAGGAGTTCTGCAGGCTGGTGCAGGGCATCAGAGACGCCGGCGCCAAGCCTGAGAACAAGTGGCCGGCCATCACCAGGAAGACGCAGGTTGTGATGGACGCCGTGAAGGCTTCCATTGACAATGGATTCAAATCGGTCGACGTCGCCAGCTGA